The following proteins are co-located in the Meriones unguiculatus strain TT.TT164.6M chromosome 4, Bangor_MerUng_6.1, whole genome shotgun sequence genome:
- the LOC110566878 gene encoding defensin alpha-like protein 1: MKTLVLLSAVVLLAFLAQADPLPAPNEETKTEEQPGVEDQDVTISFGGPAGLSLQDAGSRKVSTCYCRRSCRNSERPTGVCFGFITRRIFCCS, from the exons ATGAAGACACTTGTCCTCCTCTCTGCTGTTGTCCTGCTGGCCTTCCTGGCCCAGGCTGATCCTCTGCCAGCACCAAATGAGGAGACTAAAACTGAGGAGCAGCCAGGGGTAGAGGACCAGGATGTGACCATCTCCTTTGGAGGCCCAGCAGGGCTTTCTCTTCAGGATGCAG GCTCAAGAAAGGTCTCAACATGCTACTGCAGAAGATCCTGCAGAAATTCAGAACGTCCCACTGGAGTCTGCTTCGGATTTATAACACGCCGCATTTTCTGCTGCAGCTGA